A single genomic interval of Desulfobaccales bacterium harbors:
- a CDS encoding ABC-type transport auxiliary lipoprotein family protein yields the protein MKAMTDVMPAACSPANSPPCRLTTQVWLLSLLLPVLVLLAVGCGKPPMLVHQYILEYPAPVLSGKTKSPEAVKVGLFTVAQAFNTNNMVYQPQPYKSETYNYSRWRANPGYLVTDYLLRDFRDSHLFTAVFGPGSNGKFRYFLEGGVEEFQEVDEPDGWKAVLAMTVTLLDVSYEELPQRVVFQKNYRAAEPMPDKTPQGLAQAMSRAMEHLSARIITDTYEATRKRSARK from the coding sequence ATGAAGGCCATGACAGACGTGATGCCCGCGGCTTGTTCCCCTGCGAACTCGCCCCCCTGCCGGTTGACGACGCAGGTCTGGCTCCTGTCGCTGCTGCTGCCGGTGCTGGTTTTGCTGGCAGTCGGGTGCGGCAAACCGCCCATGCTGGTGCACCAGTATATCCTGGAATATCCCGCGCCGGTGCTGAGCGGGAAAACCAAAAGCCCGGAGGCCGTCAAGGTGGGTCTGTTCACCGTGGCCCAGGCCTTCAATACCAATAATATGGTCTACCAGCCCCAGCCCTATAAGAGTGAGACCTATAATTACAGCCGCTGGCGGGCCAATCCCGGCTATCTGGTCACCGACTATCTCCTCCGTGACTTCAGGGATTCCCATCTGTTCACCGCGGTGTTCGGACCCGGCAGCAATGGCAAATTCCGCTACTTTCTGGAAGGCGGGGTGGAGGAATTTCAAGAGGTGGATGAGCCCGACGGCTGGAAGGCTGTGCTGGCTATGACGGTCACTCTTCTGGATGTCAGCTACGAAGAGCTGCCGCAGCGGGTGGTTTTTCAGAAAAACTACCGGGCCGCGGAACCTATGCCCGATAAGACCCCCCAGGGGCTGGCCCAAGCTATGAGCCGGGCCATGGAACACCTCTCGGCCCGCATTATTACTGATACCTACGAGGCTACCCGGAAAAGAAGTGCCCGGAAGTAA
- a CDS encoding MlaD family protein encodes MARQGTNLTIGIFVILGVVLGVVAVIWVGATSYFQKGDTYISYFDESVQGLQVDSAVKFRGVEVGRVEAIRVAPDNRLIGVVMKINMRDSLQTDGVATLKAAGITGIMFMELNLKQPGEPDLSPKIDFPSEYPIIPTRPSEIQRLMTGINDIVKKFNEIDTKGISTQLIATTKAMEDLFKGKELKSIMARVDGAAGNLERLTSRADQALADAALDKTLAEARDALKGARIMLGTVNDQVLAMQLPATLNETRDLARSLQSTGNNLRQSSETLEMLLQRLYDRPSDLLFGKPPIKRWNE; translated from the coding sequence ATGGCCAGACAAGGTACCAACCTGACTATCGGGATCTTTGTGATCCTGGGTGTTGTCCTGGGTGTCGTCGCCGTCATCTGGGTGGGCGCCACCAGCTACTTCCAGAAGGGCGATACCTACATCTCTTATTTTGATGAGTCGGTCCAGGGCCTCCAGGTAGATTCCGCCGTCAAGTTTCGGGGCGTGGAAGTGGGCCGGGTGGAAGCCATCCGGGTGGCCCCGGATAACCGCCTCATTGGCGTGGTTATGAAGATCAACATGCGGGATAGCCTGCAAACAGATGGCGTGGCCACACTCAAGGCAGCAGGGATTACCGGCATCATGTTTATGGAGCTGAACCTTAAACAACCCGGGGAACCGGACCTTTCTCCCAAGATCGACTTTCCGTCGGAATATCCCATTATTCCGACCCGCCCCTCCGAAATCCAGCGGCTGATGACCGGCATCAATGACATCGTGAAAAAGTTCAACGAGATTGATACCAAAGGCATCTCCACCCAATTGATCGCCACCACCAAGGCCATGGAAGACCTTTTCAAAGGCAAAGAGTTGAAGAGCATTATGGCACGGGTGGATGGCGCCGCGGGCAACCTGGAACGGCTCACCTCCCGGGCGGACCAAGCGCTGGCCGACGCTGCGTTGGATAAAACCCTGGCAGAGGCCAGGGATGCTCTCAAAGGCGCCCGCATCATGTTGGGCACCGTCAATGATCAGGTCCTGGCCATGCAACTGCCGGCTACCCTGAACGAGACCCGGGACCTGGCCCGTTCTTTACAAAGCACCGGCAATAACCTGCGGCAGAGTTCCGAGACCCTGGAGATGTTGCTCCAGAGACTCTATGACCGCCCCTCGGACCTCTTGTTCGGCAAGCCCCCTATAAAGAGGTGGAATGAATGA
- a CDS encoding MlaE family lipid ABC transporter permease subunit encodes MPGRGHTVEVRGERGQRLTLAISGRLALDNLYSFNAEVETLFQKMIPAALTVDLAGLDFLDSAGALALIELENQARTRSITYELVNPSDKARGIMGLIDPKALTTPPLITDRKTGNFLERVGDETLAVLYDFKRVLIFLGELLGALTYALFHPRSVRWDDVLSYMKRAGVDGLPIVGLISLLLGLILAFMSSLQLKQFGANIYVASLLAIAIVKELGPIMTAILVAGRSGSAFAAEIGTMMVNEEVDALTTMGFTPVRFLAVPKVLAAMIVVPLLTLYADLFGILGGLIVGVMGLDLTVYTYLKATQQSLSLLDIITSLIKSGVFAVLIAGIGCQRGFEVRGGAEAVGSATTSAVVAAIFLIIVTDSAFALVFQYLHI; translated from the coding sequence GTGCCGGGGCGAGGCCATACTGTCGAGGTGCGCGGCGAGAGGGGGCAACGCCTTACCCTCGCCATCTCCGGCCGGCTCGCCCTGGATAACCTTTACTCCTTCAACGCTGAAGTCGAGACCCTCTTCCAGAAAATGATTCCGGCCGCACTGACGGTTGACCTGGCCGGCCTGGACTTTCTGGATAGCGCCGGGGCACTGGCTTTGATTGAACTGGAGAACCAGGCCCGGACCCGCTCCATAACCTATGAACTCGTGAACCCCAGTGACAAGGCCCGGGGGATCATGGGCCTTATCGACCCCAAAGCCCTCACCACCCCGCCACTGATCACCGACCGCAAGACCGGCAATTTCCTGGAACGGGTGGGTGATGAAACCCTGGCGGTTCTCTACGACTTCAAGCGGGTGTTGATCTTTTTGGGGGAACTTCTGGGAGCGCTGACTTACGCCCTGTTCCACCCCAGGTCGGTGCGTTGGGACGACGTGCTTTCTTACATGAAGCGGGCCGGAGTGGACGGGCTGCCCATTGTCGGTCTCATCAGCCTGCTTTTGGGCCTTATCTTGGCGTTCATGTCGTCGCTCCAACTCAAGCAGTTCGGGGCCAATATTTATGTGGCCTCATTGCTGGCGATTGCCATTGTCAAGGAATTGGGCCCCATCATGACCGCCATCCTGGTGGCCGGGCGCTCGGGATCGGCCTTTGCCGCCGAAATCGGCACCATGATGGTGAACGAGGAAGTGGACGCCCTTACCACCATGGGTTTCACCCCGGTGCGGTTCCTGGCCGTGCCCAAGGTCCTGGCGGCCATGATCGTGGTGCCCCTGCTCACGCTTTATGCCGACCTCTTTGGCATCCTGGGCGGCTTGATCGTGGGCGTCATGGGGCTCGACCTGACGGTTTACACCTATTTGAAGGCAACCCAACAGAGCCTCAGTCTCCTGGATATCATTACCAGCCTGATCAAATCCGGGGTCTTTGCCGTGCTGATCGCCGGGATCGGCTGCCAGCGCGGCTTTGAAGTCAGAGGTGGGGCCGAGGCTGTAGGCTCCGCCACCACCTCCGCGGTGGTCGCGGCAATTTTTCTGATTATCGTTACTGATTCGGCTTTTGCCTTAGTTTTTCAGTACCTGCATATATGA
- a CDS encoding ATP-binding cassette domain-containing protein: MVNNSSPPPVIVVDQLTARFGDNTIFDRVSFQVNQGEILVILGGSGCGKSTMLKHMIGLYKPAAGKVLLSGVNINTYDDRILRQVRMNLGVLFQSGALFGSMTLAENVSLPIYEYTDLDPATIELIVRMKLGLVSLAGYENHLPSEISGGMKKRAGLARAMALDPTVLFFDEPSAGLDPISSVELDNLIKSINTGMGTTMVIVTHELESIFNIAHRVIMLDKGAKGIIAEGDPRELKDHSTDPRVVNFFNRRPAAEAPPQGT; this comes from the coding sequence ATGGTAAACAATTCTTCTCCCCCCCCAGTCATCGTAGTGGACCAATTGACCGCCCGCTTCGGGGATAATACTATCTTTGACCGGGTGAGTTTTCAGGTCAATCAGGGGGAAATCCTGGTGATCCTGGGAGGCAGCGGCTGCGGCAAGTCCACCATGCTGAAGCACATGATCGGCCTCTATAAGCCTGCCGCGGGCAAAGTCCTGCTCAGCGGCGTCAATATCAATACTTATGACGACCGGATCTTACGCCAGGTGCGTATGAATCTCGGGGTTCTGTTCCAATCCGGGGCGCTGTTCGGCTCCATGACCCTGGCGGAAAACGTGTCTTTGCCTATTTACGAATACACTGACCTGGACCCAGCCACCATCGAACTTATCGTCAGGATGAAGTTGGGCCTGGTAAGCCTGGCTGGTTACGAGAACCACCTCCCCTCGGAGATTTCCGGGGGCATGAAAAAGCGGGCGGGGCTGGCCCGGGCCATGGCCCTGGACCCCACGGTCCTCTTTTTCGATGAGCCCTCCGCCGGGCTGGACCCTATCTCGTCGGTGGAACTGGACAATTTGATCAAAAGCATTAATACCGGGATGGGAACCACCATGGTCATCGTCACTCACGAACTGGAATCCATTTTTAACATCGCCCACCGGGTGATCATGCTGGATAAGGGCGCCAAGGGCATCATTGCCGAAGGCGATCCCCGGGAACTCAAGGACCACTCCACCGACCCCCGGGTGGTGAACTTCTTTAATCGCCGTCCGGCTGCCGAAGCCCCGCCCCAAGGAACGTAA